GTATGAAGTGTAGTATTGGGCCAAATGAGGATTGACCGAAGAAGCCGCCGAGTGGGGACCGAATCGCAAACACATATCCCCAACTCCCTTCTATACCTTCTCGATTTATGATGGAACTGTTAGCATCTAATACGTGTAAGAAGGTCGACTGCTTTGATAACTGAATCCCTTTTAATACATGCCATACTCATCCTGTCCCCAGTCATCTTCCGTGATGTTCACCCACGCCAGGTAAATCAGTGTCATTGATACTATCTCGAGAAAAGTGGTGATAAACGCAGAGTTGACTTTTCCGTTCGAGGCCTACGTATCACTGTTAGAAGCGAGCGAAATGGGTGATAACCAAGGAGCGCCTACGTTGCAAAGAGGTTGGGATGTCAGGAAGAAAATGAGTTGTGCTGCAACGAGgaaggcaaaagaagcTAGATATAAAACTGCGACCAGTAAGTATCTCTGCTGACTGGCGGGGATTCTTCGTCTTACTCGCAGGCTTTCTCTCATCCAATACCTTGATCACAATATACAacatgatgaggatgtagaGGACTGAGAAGCTATACGCACTCTTCTTAGCAATTACCGGCTCCCAAGATACTACGACTTACGCTGCTGGCAATATCAACGAGAACACAAATAACGCGGTGCCTTTCAAATTCTCCACATCCGCTGTGGAAGTCAAGTGGAATGCCTGACTCCAGTGCAGACCTGTGTCGAGGGAGATATAAAGGGTGGCGACGAAGAAAAGTATACTGAAAATTGAAAGTGGCGCCagtgctgctgctgttccATCCCTACGTCTCTTATCAGCACTGCCCCGCCTCATCACTTGATAATTTGTACACCCACTCGACTACCTGGGTAGCAATCAAAGCGTTCCCTAACAAAAGCCAAAAGAAAACCACGATAATGGCAATATGGATCGCACTGACGACAACTAGGCCTTTTGACCCTTgcttgaggagggaggtcATGGTTACGATTTGGAGAGCTGAGCGAACACCGAAAGCGACGAATAATAAACGAAGTTCAGCCCGTCCGACGGCCGCCCATCTTCGAGAGGCCCGGAAAGCGAACAGTGAGGCAATTAAGACTGCCAAGGCTGAAAGAACGATAAGGGCTGGGGTGCGATATGGTGAGCAGCATATGACAAGTACGGAGAATAACAACTAACCTATATCTCCAGAAGATTCTCTTTGCCCTATCCGGGCTATCTCGCAACTTGACCCCACACCTGTTCCTGCTTCCCCTTTAGCTGCGAGTACGGTCAGATCTTCGTTCGAATTTCGTCCCGTCTGTTGATTGTCTAGTCAGCGAGTATATCCAAATCTTGTATGCAACGTACGATATTGTAGTGGCTGAAGAAAGTCGAGCTTTCGGGGAAAAGGGTAGTGAGGAATGGAGTATCATTTTCGAACAGTTGGAAGAAAAATAAGTTGCACTGTGGCAATACGGTATGTGAGCCTGACGAGAGTTTCAGTTTGTTGACAGGCCCATATTCTAATTTTGGTGACCCACATATCCACCCAAAAGAGCCGAATGGTTCTGGCATGTTGCTAGCTAACTCTTCTCTGACAGATAATGTGTGCCCCTTGAGCGTCTTTCGGTAGTTGCTTGCGCTTGGGTTGCCGTTGGTCTGAACCTATTAACCAGTAGTTTGTAGAGCGCTGACCTCTTATAATGGTTTGTCGTCAGGTAGTCGTTAGAAATCGTTTGAGATCAGCTTCCAGAGCTAAGAGTTGAGTGTGTGGTCTTTAgtggtgaaagaggagtgACTGACTGCTGGCGTTAAGAGCCGGtaaaaatgaagaagaggatggtaaAGGAGCTGTCAATTTGTAAGTGATGTGCTCCTCAAAATGTATGCACGTCCGTAACAACATCCTCCAGCAGTGCACACAAGGTGTCTGTGCGCAAGGAACCATTAGTAAGCGTCGGTATCGCCGACTACAGAAGGTGGAGAGTTCTCGTGGAGAACCTTGCTTGATCTTTGTTGAATGGCGCCGCTATACAATGATAGTCGAGCCATTCTCCATTCTAATCGAGTGGCAAATCTTGTATGTAGAGTGTGGAGCGGTGAAATCGACAAAAGATGACCATTAGAAGCggaggacgaagaaagaaggaatgCCGTGCAAAGATTGCGGCTACCGTCCTTCGAGATTGCTTGATCTCCTTCAACCaatcttctgcttcttaCTGCATAATCTCTTTCAGGGCTTGCCAGAGATAAGCATATGTATGCCAGTGATAGAATTATCTATAGGCTAAACGACTTGTTGGCGAAAAGGCGACTAACTTACCACAactcaacaacaacatgATATCTCGAGCTAAGAGCATTACTTTTCATGCTATGAGGTCATCACGCACCAGAAGGGGAAAGGTGAAACGGCACTACTACTGGATGACCCGTTTCATTTGACTCCAATTCCCAGGATCCCATGAGTAAGGGAGACTGACCAGCTCTCAGCAGCGCCGGCGGCACTGATGGACGGCTCGCCATGGCGTCAGGTTAAAGTTTCATGCAACAAAATACCCATCCCAATCTCAACTTACAGAAAAGCCCGAAAGATAAAAGGCATCTTCTGCAGCATCTTCGTCAgacaccctcctcctccgtcgTCTGGTTTTCCGTTCTCTTGGCTTTTGGCGAGAACGTTTGGCGATCCTGGCGCTGAACGCGTCGAGCCCCTGAGACAAAAATCAAAAGCCTCTGCCACTACTCCCAACGTGTACCCGCAAACGCGTCTGCCAGGGAAGTTTAATCCGCGGTCCTCCCTGAGAGGTCCGACGCGCGTGTTATTTCAAAAAGCTCCTGGCGCATTCGCCTCAATTTCTTCGTTTAGACCGTCCATTTAGAGCCCGACGCAGCGATTATAGCTCCCTACGGACAGTCCACATAGGATTGTTGGCGAGCAATACAAACCTGATGCCGAGAATCAAATCCCTGCCCAGAGCCGCATTAAGAAGTGGTGCAAGCAGCGTGACTGAGTGGTGAATCATGATGTTTTTGCGGCGGACAATAAGGTCATCGTCGCGTTTGGATGCaattctctcctctttctccaattattctcttcccttttcatccatcttctaTTTCACACATCCATCCTTCACGtcgtctcctccttcccctccacctccgaCCGAcattcttccaccaccgAACTCTACAGACAGTCCTTTAACGCTAGTTGCACTGCGTGCACGAGCCTCTGCCTTTGGCCTTTTACCATCAAATTCCTCAAGCACCCCTGTAACTTGTTATAAACAGGTGAGTCCTCTTTTTAGtttgccttttcctcttcttctccattctttcttcttccttccttctccatcctctttcaagCTGCCCCCGTCCCCTGTGCCATCCCCCATCGCGCCTTTCTCCCAAGCAGCGCCCAATTCTCCCTTTGCCTGGCATTATCCATGATATTACGATCCAACGTTACGAAAAAGATTTAGCATTGTTTCCCATCATCAGGATCGCTCACGTCTTTAACGTCTGATAGTTACGACCCACATTCATTCTTTATCACGATTCGTTCAAGCGAAAATCACAAAACAACCTTTTAACCCTATAAACGAGGCTGGTACTCGTCTGTCTACCATCGATCATGTTTGCCTTTACCTATATCGCCGCTCTCTTATCCCTTATCTCTGTCCTCCCCTCAGCACTCGCCGGTCCGACTGCTGGAACTACCTACGCCATTTCTCCTAATCAACACCCTTCCATGTGTCTCGCCCCTGCCCATGGTTGGGAAGGGACAGATGTTGTGCTTAAGGACTGTGACGAGGATGACACCACCTGGTTGTGGACTGGCCAGTCGTTTCAGAACACGGCGACCAACTTCTGCATTGATATCCGAGACTCCGGAGCGTGGTCAGGAAACAAGGCTCAGGTTTGGGGCTGTTTCTCTTACAACACCAACCAGCAGTTCAGTGTTGAGGAATCTATGATTCATTGGAACGGCTTTTGCTGGGATTTGACAGATGGAAGCTCTTCGGCTGGTACGAAGCTTCAGATCTGGAGCTGTTACAGCTACAACGACAATCAGCAATGGACGTTTACAGAGAtagaagaggtggatgagTGCGATGCCAGTAAGTTATTTTCTCTTGACATTCAAGTGTTTATCAAGTCTAATGGTCGACGCAGCGTCGATCACGGAAACAGCCACCATCATGTCGACTTCTACTGCTTCTGTCTCTGATCTTTCTACCTCCACTGCCTCTGCGTCTGCATCAAACATCACTGAAGCTGTCACCGCTTCCGAATCTCTCACCGCGTCAGCTACCGATTCTGATTATCAGGTCAACCCCCCTGCCTCTGCGATTGAGTCTGCCTACGAGTCCATCAACGCTACTGCTTCTGTTGCCGAGTCGGGCTACGAATCCATCAACGCGACCGCCTCTGCTACTCTCTCTGCTTCTGATACACTCTCCGCCGAGACGTCTACAGCCACCAATAGCAGCATCGGTGAGGGTCTTTGGTCCCCACAcaaatcttcttccgtctcctCCGATGATTGGTCTTCCGAAACTGCTACCGATTCCAACACCAAGTGGTGGGCTACTTCCACTAGTTCCGACTCCTGGGCGTCTGCCACCGCCTCTGCTTCCAACCCTTGGCAGAATGCTTCCCAATCTGACTCCTGGAACTCCACCAGCACAGCGTCTAACCCCTGGGAGACTgctgtttcttcttctcaggCCTGGAATGAGACTTCCACCGACTCTTGGGGTGCCTCTGCTACTGCCACTGCTACCACATCTGATTCTTACGGGAATGCCACTTCTACTTCCGCGTCTTCTGCCATCACTGCCACCGCTACTGTTGGCACCATCTCTTCTGGCTACCTCCAGACTAGCGGCACCAAAATTGTCGACTCTGACGGCAACGAGGTGATCCTCCGCGGTACCAACATTGGTGGCTGGCTCGTCCTTGAAGACTGGATGTGTGGTATTACGGACAATTCTGGAACTTCTGATCGATTCTCACTCAGCACTCTCGAGAACCGATTTGGTACCGACCAGGCCAGAACTCTTGTTGAGGCTTGGGCTGAGAACTGGCTGACCACTAATGACTTTGACGAGCTCGCCGCCATTGGGTTCAACGTCATACgtctccctttctctttccgaACTGTCCAGAATGCCGATGGCTCGTGGAGAGACGACGCCTTCACCCGTATGGACTGGGCTATCGCTGAGGCCAAGGCTCGGGGTATCTACACCATTGTCGACTTCCACATGTGGCCTGGCCAGGAGGCTGACTACTCTGCCATCTCTGAAAACACCGATGAAGGACAGAGTCAGCGAGACGCTGTTGGTGAAAtctggaagaaggttgCTACCCATTATCTCGGCGAGAGCAGCATCTGTGCCTTTGATGTTATTAACGAACCTACTGGTTCTTACGGCGACTACCTCCAGCAGGATCTTTACAAGGCTGTAAGGTCTGTTGATTCTGAccgtatcatcatcgtgAGTGCTTCAATGACTAGATACGAGTATTCATTAACATTGTCCCAGCACGAGTCAATCTCTACCGACCCCTCTACCTATGGCTGGACCAATGTCATCTACTCTCTTCACGAGTACGACATGATGGGCTCCGACTTGTCATCCAACAAGGCCACCTGGGCTAATGGTGTTCAAGCTTATATTGACTTGTGGCACGGCTATAATATCCCCTTCATGCTTGCCGAGTTCATGGCCGACGGGTAAGCTGAGAAATGCTAATTAGACACATGGACGTCGCTAACAATATAACAGTGAAACCCTTGACTTCATGCTCAACTCCATGAACTCTCAAGGCATTTCATGGCTCACATGGGCTCACTCTACCGTCAACATGGGACGGTGGGGTATTTGGAACCATGAAGCTTTCAACGTTGATGTTTCTTCCGACTCTTACGACACCATTTATAACACCTGGACCAACATGCCCAGCACTTTCCACACCAGCATTTACGACCAAATGAAAGCTGCCGCTACTGGCTCTACAAACGTCAGCAGGAAGCGAGATCTCGCCCCTGCTGCGAGAACTACCAAGCGTCTCCATGGTAGCCATGGCGGTAggtcaagaagaaatggTGTCGCCCACGCTGTTAGGGGTGCTGCTGGTGTCTCAATATAAGCGAGAGGGAGTCGCTTCTTATTTTCATCCATCTATGAGAGAgcattttcttcattcacGACATGATCTGTTTTATTATCTAGGGTTTATAGAAACGCATTGTTTAGCATTTTTTGTTTGTTACTTAGGTTTTCATACTTTCCTCCCATTTCGCTCTATTCACGGCGCTTGTCTTGCACCGCGTGCAAAGCAGAGCAGTATCGAGGAGAAGTTGGGATCGTGTAGAACACGTTGGATGTACCTCAGGGATATCTTTTTTATAAATACTTCGATTACTCTGATACGTACGGGCTACGGCGACAGAGGTCTCTTTGATAGGACTGTTGGGCCCTGCTGCGCAGGCGCTACGTACTTGTAAGACGTAGACGTCCATAGATCCGGATCTATGCACCACCCTATCCTGTGATTGAGCACGAAATGCATATTCGACACGTACGTTTCAAATATAAATTTCCTAATTTTTCCTTTTACCTTATATCCTGTCGCGCCTTAtcttattttgattccgtttcCTTATTTTGTATGGGGAAAATTAGTGGGGGCGGATTAGATTAACAGCGTGCATCTGAGGTCGTCCTTACCTTATTCACTCTGCTAATCAAATTTCGCACGCGATTTCCACATGTTTCGCACATGGATGTCTGGAGAAGATCGAGAATTTCGGGACCACAAATTTCGTCCTCGTCCCTGATTGGCCGGCATTGCACCCATGCATATCCCAGCTGCCCTGCATCTCAAAAAGGTAAGTTCAAATATAAATTAGAATCCCCATACATATTTGATGGCGGTGGTTCACGCAAAAATAAGATAGGCGGAAGTCGAAAAAATAAGGGAATTGATATTTGAAACGTACTACTATCAACGCAACTGACGTTATATAGAAGAGTTACATATACAGATCATTTGATCCATTCCTCCAACTTTgtttcccattcttctccatttcttccGAGGATAATCCCACCAACGGACTCGACAGCTTCGAAAGTTTTGCCTTCACACTCGGGAGAAATTGCTCGCATGGCAggggcaagaagaagggtcgggaaagatgatgatattgAAGACAGTGCGGTTTGAAAGACACTGTTGGGATGTTACCATTTGGGATCTCTGGATCTCTCCAAGAAAGGTGGCTCACCAAAAGTCTGTAGCTATTCCAGCGATAACCACT
The nucleotide sequence above comes from Cryptococcus neoformans var. grubii H99 chromosome 1, complete sequence. Encoded proteins:
- a CDS encoding cellulase, whose translation is MFAFTYIAALLSLISVLPSALAGPTAGTTYAISPNQHPSMCLAPAHGWEGTDVVLKDCDEDDTTWLWTGQSFQNTATNFCIDIRDSGAWSGNKAQVWGCFSYNTNQQFSVEESMIHWNGFCWDLTDGSSSAGTKLQIWSCYSYNDNQQWTFTEIEEVDECDATSITETATIMSTSTASVSDLSTSTASASASNITEAVTASESLTASATDSDYQVNPPASAIESAYESINATASVAESGYESINATASATLSASDTLSAETSTATNSSIGEGLWSPHKSSSVSSDDWSSETATDSNTKWWATSTSSDSWASATASASNPWQNASQSDSWNSTSTASNPWETAVSSSQAWNETSTDSWGASATATATTSDSYGNATSTSASSAITATATVGTISSGYLQTSGTKIVDSDGNEVILRGTNIGGWLVLEDWMCGITDNSGTSDRFSLSTLENRFGTDQARTLVEAWAENWLTTNDFDELAAIGFNVIRLPFSFRTVQNADGSWRDDAFTRMDWAIAEAKARGIYTIVDFHMWPGQEADYSAISENTDEGQSQRDAVGEIWKKVATHYLGESSICAFDVINEPTGSYGDYLQQDLYKAVRSVDSDRIIIHESISTDPSTYGWTNVIYSLHEYDMMGSDLSSNKATWANGVQAYIDLWHGYNIPFMLAEFMADGETLDFMLNSMNSQGISWLTWAHSTVNMGRWGIWNHEAFNVDVSSDSYDTIYNTWTNMPSTFHTSIYDQMKAAATGSTNVSRKRDLAPAARTTKRLHGSHGGRSRRNGVAHAVRGAAGVSI